Sequence from the Castanea sativa cultivar Marrone di Chiusa Pesio chromosome 12, ASM4071231v1 genome:
AATTAGAAATTacgtatacacacacacacgcacacacacacacacacataattatACACATATTGAGAGACGTCATGTTTTGAAGTCTATTTACTTCTAGTTGCTAAGCCAAGCTTCACTTCAATTGTCTCGAACAATATCAACTATAACCTAATTAAGGATCAAATAACTTAATAAAGATAGGTATTGAATAACCAAAAAGTCCTCTTACAAAACTTTCCTTGGCCACTGTGAAGATTTTGCAATATTAAATCTAACATAGCTTTCTTATATACATAAtgtatatactatattttatataattgtagTGTAAACCCTAATACAACAATTTgctatacctatatatataccATTGAACGCCATCTGTGGATGTCTATATAAGCTTAACTTATAAAGAATCGTGATATTACTCCACATATATATTAGGATCTCTTTCAAAATCAATAAACTAATATACGTTTATATAGATACTTCCATTATAGCCTATTTTCccttaaatatatcaatataatttataagactTCCATGCGACTATGAGATGATGAATCCTAAATCAAAGATGCGTTTAATGATTCGAATAAAGCATGTATAGTTAGATGTTTACCTCAGTACAATATGAATTTTCCTGCTGCTCTAATAGTACCGCGTTATTCTATTCTTTATAATGTAGAGAAACCCTAATTCTCTGCTCCTAAACCTTTACATGCTAAGCActgacttcttcttcttcttttttatttattttattttcggAATCTTACGGTCTCTCTATATCTTTCACGTGGCTGACTTAAAAACACtcagtgtatatatatatatatacctctAAAATAACACTCTAATTTAGCCTAGGAAGACCAATCTCACTCCAATTAGTACTCTTAAATAAATTCAGCTTTACACATTAAATACATTTGCTACTTGGGTTGGAATTAATGTTTCCTACTTGGGCAAGAATTTAAAACCCACTAAAACTTATCTTTTTAGTCTCCAAGAAGCccataaaatctaaataaagtTCCAATACTTTAATTCCCAATTATCACCGCTCCCTCTTAGTGCAgtgtcactctacaagtataaatgcttgtggggtgtgggaagtaagggtcggggttcaagtatccaggagggagcttcacacacatatacacttaaattaggttagagtagaaattctatcttgtatctaaaaaaaatcccaattaaACTCAAATTAAGGTTGTCTAAATAGGCTAGAACTCTAAAGGATTCAAATAACACTTAAACTCCTAATTTAAATAAGTATTAATCTCTTATCATTTTCCTTAACTAACAAGGAGACTAAaagtttaatataaataatccaCCGAAATAACTCTCCACAttacatcttcttttatttattttctttgtagatatcacaatataaaataatatcaccttcaaaataaattaaataattcacCAATTCTACTTTAGaagcaattaaattaaatttaagtgaGACGAGTGTTACTAAATGCCAACTATATACATAGTctataacatatataaaataaaaaaaatttgacttttagtTGATTTCATAATATATGTCTACTTTTATGTTTTGGTTTATACTGTTTTTGTTagcaaaataaagtaaaaaagttTATACTTTACAAATGGCCAGTGAGATATTATCTAACTATTAATGATAGAGTATAATTATTGTAGAGATAAAAGGCCCCTAAAAGTATAGTGGGTCGTGGGCTTTGTCCGAGGACGTCTAGTAGTCTGAGGACAAGGATAAGATAGGGAAGACATGCGAATCCAAGCACCGAGGAAAAACCACGACTGGGAAAGTTTGGGAAGGTAGTCTGAGGAGGACTATCTCCTCGGCTAAGTAAGGTAGAGGTCAGAGGGAATGAACTGCCGATGGAAGCAACTTTCCGGAAGATTCTACTGACAAGGATGATTATTATAAGAGCGTAGGACAAATGAGAGTTGGGAAATATCAAAGGAAAAGCTGCTTCCATCGCGTTGAATACTTTGCAGCTAACcatctggccgcattaatgtggaggtgatgccTGAACAATAACCAACGGCCTTATAGCTACACCCaaggacttcaagaaggtgctgagGGGATAAGAATAAAGGCTATCAACTTGCCCTACACGTGGAGggtggagatgaagaaaaacagggtatataatagagaaagaagtcCCTTATTTGGGGGAGGGGAggaaaaattagagagagaaaaccaTTGTAGCTCCAAGAACTGGATTTGTAACCAAAATCTAaagaagtatatatatatatttatataagatTTAGTCTCCTCGGACTATGCAGAGGACGATTTACTTCATGTCAAACAATtgtattcttgttttcttttcacttGGGCTCATTATAGTTATCTTCTGATCCACTAAAGCCTAGTTTTCTAGCCTattttctacaaattcattgtattgggttctTTGGGCCTGAATTCTTTTCCCTTTAGGCTTGGGAATCAAATCCAaaccttacaattggcgtcgtctgtagGAAAGCTTGAGCTTTGGTGAGAATAACACTGAATTATGGTGGGCTCAGGGCCAAACCAGGAGGAGTCTGTTGGGTCCCAACATCATGATCAGTTTCTCAACTTTGAACAAGGGAGGGGCCAGGACGTTAGTGTCCACACCACACATACCAGTAGAAGTCAGACCAAGAATGGAAGTCACGTCTCTCATGAGGCAACTACCAGAAGCATGCAACTGGAGATTAATCGTTTAAGAAGAAGGTTTCACCTAGGGCGGCGTAGAAGAACTCCTTCGAGCTCTAACCATtcttcttctgatgatgatgatcataGCTATTGCCACAGGTAAAAGACTTCTCCTAGCGAGTCTTTTTCCTATTTTAAGGAGCATCGTGATGGGCAGGGGAGAAGAAGTCCATCATATAAAGGCTTGGGCAGTGATGCCAAAAGTAAAGCTCTAAATCAgatctccaagtcaccttttACCCGAAGAATTGAAGGAGGGAGGCTTTCCCGGCGGTTTACTCAACCAAtgtttaccatctacaatggtaGAATAGACCCTATGGAGCACTTAAGCCATTTCAACTAGAGAATGGTTGTTCATTCTAAGAATGAGACTTTAATGTGCAAGGTCTTCCCATCTAGTTTAGGGCTTGTGGCGATGAAGTGGTTTAATGGCCCGAAGGAGGGATCTATTCACTCTTTTAAGGAGCTCACGAGGGTTTTTGGTTCTCAGTTTGTAACTTGTAGTAGGGTTCCTCGGCCTTCAGACTCTTTGCTGTCTATGGCCATGCAAGAGGCGGAACCTTAAAGATATACTCTGAccgatattgggagatgtttaatgaaattgatggggatTTTAATGACATGGCCGTAAGAACTTTTAAGGTCTGCCTGCCCGCCAAGCACAGTTTGAGAAAATCGTTGATAGGAAAGCCAGTTAGTAATGCGCGTCAGCTCATGAACCGCATTGATAAGCATAAGTAGGTTGAGGAGGACCAACAACTAGGTAAGGGCAAGGTTAAGGTGATCCCTCAAGATAGGAGGGACTTTAGGTCGAATAGGTACAACAGTAATCATTCTCGGCGGGATTATTCTGGGCAATTTGGGGCTGCTACTACTCTGGTGGTTAACACGGTAtttcgagaaccagtgcatcaaatcttagaaaaaattaagagtGAGCCATATTTTCAATGGCCAAACAAGATGGGAGGAGACCCCATGAGACGTAATCAAAGCCTTCATTGCTAGTACCACCAGGAGTGAGGGCATATGACGGAGGACTGTCGAACTTTGTGGAATCACTTAGAACAGCTAGTCCAAAGTGGCAAGTTAAAGCAATTTTTGTATCATCCCAATGGACAGTGAGGTCAGGCAGGGTTAGGATCTCAGAAAGATGCTTCTTCGAAACCACCTCTaggtacaatcaatgttattcTTGCCACTCTGGGGAGGACTGGTTCTCACCCCTCCAAGGTACTGTCCATATCTCAGCTACCCACAGAGGACTCCCCTTCTAAGCCAAAGAAAAGTAGGATGGAAGTCTGACCAGTGCTGAGTTTCTCTGATGAGGACAAGGTTGACACTTTgcagccacatgatgatgcattggtggttaccctcaggatagggggtatgatgtgaagtgagtgatggttgatcaaggtagtagAACAgagattatgtaccctgatttgtaTAAAGGGCTAAAGTTGAAACCAGAGGATTTGACAAGTTATAATTCACCCTTAGTAGGGTTTAATGGGAATGTGGTTATTCCAAGGGGCCAGATCAGATTACCAGTACAAGTAGGGTCAGAGGTAGTAGGGGTGGACTTCATTGTAGCGGATGCTTACTCTCCTTACACTGCCATCTTGGCTAGACCTTGGCTACATGCCATGGGGGCTGTCTCTTCCACCTTGCACTTGAAGGTGAAATATCCATCTGGTGGCCAGGTAAAAGAATTGGTTGGGAGCCAATATATGACTAGGCAGTGTCTAGTTTCTACTATTAAACATCAGGCTAAAGATGAACCTTCAGCCCCTACCGATAAGGGCTTATAGTAATCAAGGAATCCAGTTTTAAGTACAGATATGTTGAAAGGGGCCAAGTGTGAGGAATTAGAAAGGATTGTTGTAGGAGATGATGGGGAGAAGTTCTTCCAAGTCGGAACGCAGCTACCTCCTTGGGAGAAAGAAGAGCTGATAGTATTTCTTAGAAagaatattgatgtgtttgcatggagtgcTTATAAGGCTCCTGGGGTGAGCCCGAATTTCATTTGTcaccatttgaatgtcaacccggCGATCATTCCCaggaagcaaccacctcggcgctcaTCTAAAGAACATTCTGATGCTGTTAAGGATAAGGTGATCAAGCTTAAGCAGACTAGGGCTATTAAGGAGGTTTTTTACCCCGATTGGCTAGCCAATACAGTGgtagtaaagaaaaagaatgaaaaaatgacgtgtgtgtgtgtgtgtgtgtaggtttcacagatttgaacaacgCTTGCCCCAATGACCCCTTTCCCATGCCTCGTATAGATCAACTGGTTGATGCAACTGTGGGCCATCCTCGAATGACCTTTTTAGATGCTTTCCAAGGATTCCATCAAATACCCTTGGCTTtggatgatcaagagaagaGAGTTTTTGTTACTCCTACTGGAAATTACCATTACAAGGTGATaccttttggtttgaagaatgcaggaTCCATCTATCAGAGGATGATAACCAGGATGTTCGAGCCAtaactagaaaaaaaatattgagatctatatagatgatatggtggtaaagagcaagTTGGAGTCCGAGCACATTGGTGACCTCGGAGACATCTTTGGAATATTGAGGAAGCATAAGCTGCACCTTAAAGCctttaaatgttcttttggtgttggtTCAGGgaagtttttgggatacatggtCACTCATTGTGGGATTGAGGTCAATTCTGATCAGATTAGGGCGATCAACAGTTTGCAACCACCTTAGAACCCCAAGGAGGTCCAAAGATTAATGGGTATGACTGCTGCCTTGAACCGATTTATCTCTCGATCAGTggacagatgcagacctttcttccaattgttgattAAGTGGAAAGAATTTgagtggaccgaggagtgcgcccAAGCCTTTCAACAGTTGAAGGAATACCTCTCTCGGCCACACCCATCATATCCAAGCCCGAGGAagatgagattttgtttgcttacatTGCTGTAGCTCCTCATGCAGTTAGCTTGGTGCTGCTATAGGTTGATGATGGGGTTCAGAGGCCAGTctattatgtgagcaagtccCTGCATGAAGCAGAGGTCTGGTATGTACCACTGGAAAAGGCTATATTAGCAGTAGTACATGCAACACTTAAACTTccccattatttccaagctcacacAGTGGTGGTGTTGACttaacttcctcttcaatccCTGCTTCGGAGAGCTGATTACACGGGGAGGATTGCTAAGTGGGGTACAATTTTTGGGGgcctttgatatcaagtatatgtcTCGCACCTCTGTTAAGGGCTAAGTTCTTGCCAACCTG
This genomic interval carries:
- the LOC142620463 gene encoding uncharacterized protein LOC142620463, with the translated sequence MVDQGSRTEIMYPDLYKGLKLKPEDLTSYNSPLVGFNGNVVIPRGQIRLPVQVGSEVVGVDFIVADAYSPYTAILARPWLHAMGAVSSTLHLKVKYPSGGQVKELVGSQYMTRQCLVSTIKHQAKDEPSAPTDKGL